Proteins encoded together in one Plasmodium cynomolgi strain B DNA, chromosome 9, whole genome shotgun sequence window:
- a CDS encoding transmembrane protein (putative) has product MIEKSNNPFLSIDPIVDRGKAEGEELPLISSKAKRHVDFTQIVVYLVGLSDGLTHLASLAIYYLFKDYFRLTPYQVSLILMYPYIPFILKPAIALLTDSVSIFGMRRKPYLFLFSLFQSLNFLALAFLQLSVFQATLILFFISLCASFCTTVAEALVVESSIGKTYSQGTNKVTEFIASKAIGSLSVAYFSGYLLEKISREYIFMATSLFPLIISISCLFLKEKEYTSDKGILRQLQDLIKFVNTPIFLGPFLYIFVYMSGPDYDDAFFFFCTNKLGFRPSFMGTLRLTYGIASLIGIIIYRLFLKNQGLKKTLILTTLISFPIYISPIVLTEKINTYFGISNELFVLSGGFLIEAITEIQLLPLFILTANICQPGLEASVFATILSVKNLGSLTKKGTSSFLTYLLRIDSYNFDNLSLYIFICGFFLLFSLTLVPLLPEEEKIDKLKNRHAPQLHS; this is encoded by the coding sequence ATGATAGAAAAGTCCAATAACCCGTTCCTGAGCATCGACCCGATTGTGGACCGAGGGAAGGCGGAGGGAGAGGAGCTACCTCTGATCAGTTCGAAGGCGAAGCGTCATGTAGACTTTACGCAGATAGTGGTATACTTGGTTGGGCTGTCCGATGGCCTAACCCATCTAGCATCACTGGCCATATATTACTTGTTCAAGGATTACTTTCGTCTAACACCCTACCAAGTGTCTCTCATATTGATGTACCCCTACATCCCATTCATCTTAAAGCCAGCCATAGCGCTCTTGACAGATTCGGTTTCTATTTTTGGAATGAGAAGGAAGCCCTACCTCTTCCTTTTCAGTCTATTCCAgtccttaaattttttggcTTTAGCATTTCTACAGCTGTCCGTATTTCAAGCTACTCtcatcctcttttttatttccctatGTGCCTCATTCTGCACGACAGTAGCGGAAGCCTTAGTAGTGGAGAGTTCTATTGGAAAAACGTATTCCCAAGGAACAAACAAAGTGACAGAATTCATAGCGTCCAAAGCGATAGGTAGTCTTTCAGTAGCTTATTTTTCAGGATACCTTCTGGAGAAAATATCAagggaatatatttttatggcaACGTCTCTCTTTCCTCTCATCATTTCAATATCGTGTCTCTTTCTCaaggaaaaggaatataCATCAGATAAAGGTATACTTAGACAACTGCAGGATTTGATCAAATTCGTTAATacaccaatttttttgggaccatttctttacatttttgtgtatatgTCAGGACCCGATTATGatgatgctttttttttcttctgtacaAATAAATTGGGATTCAGACCATCTTTCATGGGGACGTTAAGACTTACCTATGGAATTGCTTCTCTCATAGGTATTATCATATATCGCTTGTTTTTGAAGAACCAAGGGTTGAAAAAGACACTCATTTTAACCACACTGATATCCTTTCCTATTTATATATCACCTATTGTACTGacggagaaaataaatacttATTTTGGTATTTCTAATGAATTATTTGTCCTCAGTGGAGGCTTCTTAATCGAAGCAATTACAGAAATACAGCTGTTGCCTCTCTTCATTTTAACTGCAAATATATGTCAGCCTGGATTGGAGGCCAGTGTTTTCGCTACCATTTTGAGTGTTAAGAATTTAGGGTCTCtaaccaaaaagggaacgtcttcatttttgactTACCTCCTAAGAATCGACAGCTATAATTTTGATAATCTCagtttgtatatttttatttgtggattttttctccttttttccctcactCTTGTTCCTCTGCTGCCCGAGGAGGAGAAGATCGACAAGCTCAAGAACAGGCACGCTCCGCAGCTGCACTC
- a CDS encoding oligosacharyl transferase STT3 subunit (putative) produces the protein MVESETPEDGEEVVDLGLKPRFFLNRLLHGVFCSGAFRQAMKEGKRRQRKMEIFIVLLIGLLSFLLRLFSVIRNEAIIHEFDPYFNYKLTKILRESNFYDFWNYFDSKSWFPLGRTTGQTLFPGLMLTSYFIYQFCNMLGFLIDIKIICIYIGPLFSFFTCIITYILTVEVYPFRGAGLIAALFVSMSPSHVSRTVAGSYDNESIAIFLLLLCLYTWIRCLKEGTLLSALLCSLSTYYMALSWGAYIYITNSISLYMLVILLLKRYQLKNVISFNVYYVLTTILCLNIPCIERSVFLSIEHLGTHAIFVLTNVLVVARHVIIYLRVDQENFERKFVQMCFLFFFLIFKFLIFTHNLSWNHRSRTLLDPTYASKHNPIVASISEHQPTTWSSYFFDVHLVLIFVPIGLYECMKKQAPIEAFFLGIFSVLCLYFSSLMVRLLLIFSPISSVLSAIGLSSLLSRYVRFLRVAPSTYRASLLFGSEFPRGESYSSEGSYYTDGEGRSDGEGRSDGEGHSDGEGCRGQLTSEEKAHRGGKASCTDGESDAKSDAKGDAKSDAKSDTASRSNNALPAPPTDDRIIKLPFNRTENTEVSILTSICILTLLGYLVILAILHATWCSSIAYSESNITFYSRNEKGERYINDDVRQMYKWIQQNTKTDSRIVAWWDYGYQLSVMGDRITYVDNNTWNSAHIATVGLIFSVNEKQAYDYVKKLDANYVLVSYGGYSQNSSDDLNKFLWMLKITNKQFKHINPLLYYYHDQHHPFGKNATSFMSNSLLYKLSYFNVSNGKHRGYDYIRKLEVPEVKGLRYFEEVFTSDVWGFRLYRVREDV, from the exons ATGGTTGAGAGCGAAACCCCGGAAGACGGTGAGGAGGTGGTCGACCTGGGGCTGAAGCCCCGGTTCTTCCTAAACCGCCTCCTGCATGGGGTATTCTGCAGCGGCGCCTTCCGCCAG GCCATGAAGGAGGGAAAACGAAGGCAGCGTAAAATGGAAATCTTCATCGTGCTGTTGATCGGATTACTGAGCTTCCTCCTTCGTCTATTCTCAGTCATCCGAAATGAAGCAATCATACACGAGTTCGATCCCTACTTCAATtataaattaacaaaaatattgagaGAAAGCAATTTTTACGATTTTTGGAATTATTTCGATTCAAAGTCCTGGTTCCCTCTAGGGAGGACAACAGGACAGACCTTATTCCCCGGATTGATGTTAACTAGCTATTTTATTTACCAGTTTTGCAACATGCTTGGGTTCCTAATcgacataaaaattatttgcatcTACATTGGACCTCTATTCAGTTTCTTCACTTGTATAATAACGTACATTCTAACAGTGGAGGTATATCCTTTTCGTGGTGCAGGATTAATAGCAgctctttttgtttccatgTCTCCTTCTCATGTGTCGAGAACAGTAGCAGGATCCTATGATAATGAATctattgcaatatttttactccttCTTTGTTTGTACACCTGGATTAGATGTCTGAAGGAAGGTACTCTGCTCTCAGCTCTCCTCTGTTCACTCAGTACCTACTACATGGCCCTCTCATGGGGTGCCTATATCTACATTACCAATTCGATAAGCCTATATATGCTAGTGATTCTCTTGCTAAAGAGAtatcaattaaaaaatgtgatctCCTTTAATGTGTATTATGTATTAACAACCATCCTTTGTTTGAATATCCCCTGTATTGAGAGATCCGTTTTTCTTAGCATCGAGCACCTTGGGACTcatgccatttttgttctAACCAATGTGTTAGTGGTAGCCAGGCATGTGATTATCTATCTGAGAGTGGACCAAGAAAATTTCGAACGTAAGTTCGTGCAAATGTgctttctcttcttttttctcatttttaaatttttgatCTTTACACATAATCTGTCATGGAATCATAGATCAAGAACGCTACTAGATCCTACTTATGCATCTAAACACAATCCCATTGTCGCATCTATTTCGGAGCATCAACCAACCACTTGGTCTTCATACTTCTTTGATGTGCACCTTGTTTTGATTTTTGTACCCATTGGACTCTACGAATGTATGAAGAAGCAAGCCCCGATAGAAGCCTTTTTCTTGGGGATTTTTTCCGTCCTCTGTTTGTATTTCTCCTCCCTCATGGTTAGATtgcttttgattttttctcccatctCGAGTGTGTTGAGCGCCATAGGGTTGTCCTCCCTGCTCAGTCGCTACGTGCGCTTCCTGCGTGTGGCCCCCAGTACATACAGGGCGTCCCTACTCTTTGGAAGCGAGTTCCCCCGCGGGGAGAGCTACTCTTCTGAGGGCAGCTATTACACAGATGGGGAAGGCCGCTCCGATGGGGAAGGCCGCTCCGATGGGGAGGGCCACTCCGATGGGGAGGGCTGTAGAGGACAACTGACTTCCGAAGAGAAGGCGCACCGAGGAGGGAAAGCCAGCTGCACCGACGGAGAGAGCGATGCTAAGAGTGACGCTAAGGGTGACGCAAAGAGCGATGCTAAGAGTGACACCGCGAGCAGGTCGAACAATGCGTTGCCAGCCCCACCCACAGACGACCGAATCATCAAGCTTCCCTTCAACCGAACAGAAAACACCGAGGTGTCTATCCTGACGAGCATCTGCATCTTAACCCTCCTGGGCTACCTCGTAATTTTAGCTATCCTGCATGCCACATGGTGCTCATCCATTGCCTACTCCGAGTCGAACATAACCTTTTACAgccgaaatgaaaaaggagagaggTACATAAATGACGATGTCAGGCAGATGTACAAATGGATTCAACAGAACACAAAAACGGATTCAAGGATAGTGGCTTGGTGGGATTACGGATACCAGTTGAGTGTCATGGGAGATAGAATAACCTACGTAGATAACAACACTTGGAACAGTGCACACATCGCCACAGTAGGGTTGATTTTTAGTGTAAACGAAAAACAAGCATACGACTATGTGAAGAAGCTAGATGCAAATTACGTCCTCGTCTCATATGGGGGGTATTCACAGAACTCCTCAGATGACctaaacaaatttttgtggATGCTAAAAATCACGAACAAGCAATTTAAGCATATAAACCCATTACTCTATTACTACCATGACCAGCATCACCCCTTTGGGAAAAATGCAACCTCCTTTATGTCGAATAGTCTCCTCTACAAGCTCTCCTACTTTAACGTGTCGAATGGAAAACATAGGGGGTATGACTACATAAGGAAGTTGGAGGTCCCGGAGGTCAAAGGGCTTCGCTACTTTGAAGAGGTGTTCACATCCGACGTGTGGGGCTTCCGCTTGTACAGGGTTAGGGAAGACGTGTGA